Genomic segment of Peribacillus frigoritolerans:
TTTAAATCGATATGATATTCTGCTGGCACATAATTCGTTTGATTCGAGTCAATGGGATAGCCTGCATCACTCCAGGCGCGATATCCCCCGTTAAGAACAAAAACTTTCCGATGCCCAAGGTAGCTCAGCAGCCAAGCAAACCTGGAAGCAAAAGAACCTTCGCCGCCATCATAAGCAATAAGTACCGTATCGTTGGTGATTCCATTTGATTCCAGTTTACCTTTAATGGTTTCCAGGTCAGGAAGAGGATGTCTACCGCCATGTTCTTTAACCTGACCCGATAAGTCCTTTTCTAGATCGAAATAAACAGCGCCGGAAATATGGTCTTTTTTGTATGCCTTATACCCTGCATCAGGAGTGCCTAGCTGAAAGCGGCAGTCACAAATTCTAATATCATTGGAATTCAACAACGGCAACAGCTCTTCTTTTTCGATTAATAAACTCATCTGTATAACCCCTTACTTCAAAATGGCCCAAATTAAATCATTAAGCTCCGTTTCCATGCTCTTCCCTTGATGTAGCTTAGTTATCTCATTCTTTAAGGAAATTGATTTCCCTTCTAATAGCGAAAGATTCTTTTCACTTTCATTGTCGCTTATACATTCTTCCATTTGTTTTGCCTTGAATATCCGGGTCATCCCGGTTTTCAATTCTTGATCAATTGAAACCAAATCTAGTAATTCCCACACCGATAAAGGTGGCAGCGAACCCCGTTGGATGATATATTCCAAGATTAAATATGAACGGAATACTTGTACCCATATTTTTAGTTCTTTTCTTTTGGATTCCCTTGTTTTTGTCAATTGTTGAAGATTGTCGCTCATCATCCGATAATAATGATGCCCCAGTGCCTTTTTGGAATAGCAATCCGCTATCAAACCATTCATCTTCCTATAATAATCGGGATGCATAATCAACTTGATTTGCGACTGAAATAATTCAAATAAAGCAGGATTACTCTTTAAGGTAAGACGTGATGATTTAAATAGATCCCAGCCTTCCATGTCAAATTGGCCTTCTTTCAATTGAATGACTTCAACTGGCTGACTTAAGCTGAGGTATGCTCGCTTATCATTATGAACATATATAAATCGAACATCATAATCAGATTGGCCTGATGATAAACCAAAAGAATGGCTGCCAGTAACAGCAGCCATCAAAATGGTCATATCCTCATTCTTTTCCAGGTATCTCAATTCTGAAATAAGGTTTTCTTTCATGAATGAACCTCGTTTCTATTTCGAATGCATTTTTGCCAATTCAGCAACAGCATTTTCATAATACGGTAAATCGACCGTTTCCTCCAATGCTGCACGTAAGCCTGCAAAGATATCCGATATTTCCGTCTTAAACTCTTTTTGAATCGCGAGTAACTCTTGATCGAGGACTTCATTATACATTTCGAAAATCCGCTCACCCTGTTCTTTAACATAAATAAGGGCAGGTTCATCCAAACGCTTCTGAAGTCCTTCGCTCATTTTCGCTTTCTCATTTTTTTCAAAGAAAGATTTTGGATTTTTAAATAATGCCAATTCCTTTTTGAATTCCCCCGTATCCAATTGGGCAAAAGCTCCTGTAAATTCAATGGACTCCCTCTCATTAGGTTCATATGGCTGCAATGAAAGGGTTCTTCTTACTTTTTGCATTTGCTGAAGCAAACTTCCCTGTTTCTCATTCAGTAATTTATTTACGAACATTTCCGTCCTTAATGCCGTTGCCCGCATTTCCTGGGCAAGGTCAAAGCCTAACGCATCCATTAAGTTCTTCATCGATTGCTTTAGGACAATTTTCAGATCGCCTCCATCATCTTTTAAAACAGCCGGATTGAACGATTCTTTAAAGAAATCATTAAACCGGAAGAAGACTCGTTGTTTACTATAGAAAGTCAATTCGTCGACTTCTTTTTTCAAACGTTGCTTTTCTGCATCCCCTTTAATGACTGAGAGGAGTTCCGAAATGGACTGTGCCTCTTGAGAAAGGGTCTCAAGGGCTTTTTGTTTCGCTTTCTCATCTTGCCTGGAAGCTGTAATTACATCTCGTAGCAGTTCTTCCGTTCTTTTTACTGCCGCTTGAGCCGATTCAATTGCAAGTCCAGTTAAATCGTTTTCTATGAAAGAATCGAATTGGCCTTGGAATTCCGAGATTCCGCTATTAGGAAGGAACGAATGCTTAAATGAACCAGGCGTTTGTTTTTCCATCAACGCTCCCTTACTCGTAAGCGGGAACAGTTTTGGAAAACGGATTCCGAATCCATTCAATTGATCTGTGACATAATCCATCACTTCGTCCAATTCGTCAGTGGTTTGTGCCAGATCGACGGCATTGACAATGAAAAACATCTTATCCATAGCGAATGAATCTTTCACACGTCCAAGTTGTATCAAGAACTCCCTGTCTGCCCGTGAGAATGGGTGATTATAATAGGTCACAAAAAGGATGGCATCCGAATTCTTAATATATTCGAAAGCTGCTCCTGTATGTCGTGCATTTATCGAATCCGCCCCAGGCGTGTCAACAAGGACCATCCCCTGCTTAGTCATTTCACAGTCATAACGCAATTCAATCAGATCAACAAGACATGACTTGGACTCTTCTGCAGCAAAACGTTTAAATCCTTCAAGATCTACCGTAACCACATTTCCTAAATCATTTTGGTACTCAGGCAGTCCTTGATGAAACGCCCTTAGAAAGGATAAATGAGTCTTCCCCTTATCAACTTCCCCAGCCTTCGCAATGATTTGCCCTGCTAGTTGGAGGGCTTCATCTAGAGTCTTTGCCGATTTATCAAAAGCTGCCAAGGCCAGGCTTACATCTTC
This window contains:
- a CDS encoding sulfurtransferase, which translates into the protein MSLLIEKEELLPLLNSNDIRICDCRFQLGTPDAGYKAYKKDHISGAVYFDLEKDLSGQVKEHGGRHPLPDLETIKGKLESNGITNDTVLIAYDGGEGSFASRFAWLLSYLGHRKVFVLNGGYRAWSDAGYPIDSNQTNYVPAEYHIDLNESVFASFQTVKNYTINRPDDVILIDSRESKRYEGIEEPIDKKAGRIPGAVNKVWTNVLENGYFKKKEDLQSNFTGIGNDKEIIVYCGSGVTASPNYIALKEAGFKDVKIYIGSFSDWISYDDNPIE
- a CDS encoding DNA polymerase beta superfamily protein, which encodes MKENLISELRYLEKNEDMTILMAAVTGSHSFGLSSGQSDYDVRFIYVHNDKRAYLSLSQPVEVIQLKEGQFDMEGWDLFKSSRLTLKSNPALFELFQSQIKLIMHPDYYRKMNGLIADCYSKKALGHHYYRMMSDNLQQLTKTRESKRKELKIWVQVFRSYLILEYIIQRGSLPPLSVWELLDLVSIDQELKTGMTRIFKAKQMEECISDNESEKNLSLLEGKSISLKNEITKLHQGKSMETELNDLIWAILK